Proteins from a genomic interval of Cuculus canorus isolate bCucCan1 chromosome 17, bCucCan1.pri, whole genome shotgun sequence:
- the CABP1 gene encoding calcium-binding protein 1 isoform X1 yields the protein MSGSSMAKSESRTSLLRAAGSRPQPRGGCARDGGAAGREQSPEPLPGEPSARRPLCHPGARGDGARGAGKPSQGRGESRPEPAEGVGEDAVRASRRHRRLPPHAGDGRPPDRPLADRDGEAAREDFLSSHRQGSSRESLRLSEGASPLSKSSSKYSTKSSGSDRSMEADPLFHRLHPMLSSVFGQIRHEEKTYYKAVQTSEEGPSSCEYQGPLMMLAQNCAVMHNLLGPACIFLRKGFAENRQPDRELRPEEIEELREAFKEFDKDKDGFINCRDLGNCMRTMGYMPTEMELIELSQQINMNLGGHVDFEDFVELMGPKLLAETADMIGVKELRDAFREFDTNGDGEISTSELREAMKKLLGQQVGHRDIEEIIRDVDLNGDGRVDFEEFVRMMSR from the exons ATGAGCGGCTCCTCCATGGCGAAGAGCGAGTCCCGCACTTCGCTGCTGCGGGCGGCGGGGAGCCGGCCCCAACCCCGCGGCGGCTGCGCCCGGGACGGCGGAGCGGCGGGGCGGGAGCAGAGCCCGGAGCCGCTGCCCGGGGAACCCAGCGCCCGCAGGCCGCTCTGCCACCCGGGCGCCCGCGGAGACGGAGCGCGGGGCGCGGGGAAGCCGTCACAGGGACGAGGGGAGAGCCGGCCCGAGCCGGCGGAAGGAGTCGGCGAGGACGCGGTGCGGGCATCGCGGCGGCACCGCCGCCTCCCGCCCCACGCCGGAGACGGCCGCCCCCCGGACCGTCCGCTCgcagacagggatggggaggcgGCGCGGGAGGACTTTCTCTCCAGTCACAGGCAGGGCTCCAGCAGAGAGTCCCTGAGGCTCTCGGAAGGCGCTTCGCCCCTGTCCAAATCCAGCAGCAAGTACTCCACCAAGTCCAGCGGCAGCGACCGGTCGATGGAAGCGGACCCCCTCTTCCACCGGCTGCACCCCATGCTCAGCTCGGTCTTTGGCCAG ATCCGCCATGAGGAGAAGACGTACTATAAGGCTGTCCAGACGAGTGAAGAGGGGCCGTCGTCTTGCGAGTACCAGGGTCCACTCATGATGCTGGCCCAGAACTGCGCCGTCATGCACAACCTGCTGGGGCCAGCATGCATCTTCCTGAGGAAGGGCTTCGCAGAAAACAGGCAGCCT GATAGAGAACTGCGTCCAGAAGAAATTGAAG AATTAAGAGAAGCGTTTAAGGAGTTTGATAAAGACAAGGATGGATTTATTAACTGCAGAGACCTGGGGAACTGTATGCGAACTATGGGCTACATGCCTACTGAGATGGAGCTAATAGAGCTCTCCCAGCAGATCAACATGAACC TGGGTGGCCATGTGGATTTTGAAGATTTTGTGGAGCTGATGGGACCAAAGCTGCTGGCAGAAACTGCAGACATGATTGGTGTAAAAGAGCTCCGCGATGCCTTCAGAGAG TTTGACACCAACGGTGACGGGGAGATAAGCACCAGTGAGCTGCGAGAAGCCATGAAGAAGCTTCTAGGGCAGCAGGTGGGCCATCGGGATATTGAAGAGATCATTCGGGACGTGGATCTGAATGGAGATGGGCGTGTTGATTTTGAAG AATTTGTTCGCATGATGTCCCGTTGA
- the CABP1 gene encoding calcium-binding protein 1 isoform X2 — MSGSSMAKSESRTSLLRAAGSRPQPRGGCARDGGAAGREQSPEPLPGEPSARRPLCHPGARGDGARGAGKPSQGRGESRPEPAEGVGEDAVRASRRHRRLPPHAGDGRPPDRPLADRDGEAAREDFLSSHRQGSSRESLRLSEGASPLSKSSSKYSTKSSGSDRSMEADPLFHRLHPMLSSVFGQDRELRPEEIEELREAFKEFDKDKDGFINCRDLGNCMRTMGYMPTEMELIELSQQINMNLGGHVDFEDFVELMGPKLLAETADMIGVKELRDAFREFDTNGDGEISTSELREAMKKLLGQQVGHRDIEEIIRDVDLNGDGRVDFEEFVRMMSR, encoded by the exons ATGAGCGGCTCCTCCATGGCGAAGAGCGAGTCCCGCACTTCGCTGCTGCGGGCGGCGGGGAGCCGGCCCCAACCCCGCGGCGGCTGCGCCCGGGACGGCGGAGCGGCGGGGCGGGAGCAGAGCCCGGAGCCGCTGCCCGGGGAACCCAGCGCCCGCAGGCCGCTCTGCCACCCGGGCGCCCGCGGAGACGGAGCGCGGGGCGCGGGGAAGCCGTCACAGGGACGAGGGGAGAGCCGGCCCGAGCCGGCGGAAGGAGTCGGCGAGGACGCGGTGCGGGCATCGCGGCGGCACCGCCGCCTCCCGCCCCACGCCGGAGACGGCCGCCCCCCGGACCGTCCGCTCgcagacagggatggggaggcgGCGCGGGAGGACTTTCTCTCCAGTCACAGGCAGGGCTCCAGCAGAGAGTCCCTGAGGCTCTCGGAAGGCGCTTCGCCCCTGTCCAAATCCAGCAGCAAGTACTCCACCAAGTCCAGCGGCAGCGACCGGTCGATGGAAGCGGACCCCCTCTTCCACCGGCTGCACCCCATGCTCAGCTCGGTCTTTGGCCAG GATAGAGAACTGCGTCCAGAAGAAATTGAAG AATTAAGAGAAGCGTTTAAGGAGTTTGATAAAGACAAGGATGGATTTATTAACTGCAGAGACCTGGGGAACTGTATGCGAACTATGGGCTACATGCCTACTGAGATGGAGCTAATAGAGCTCTCCCAGCAGATCAACATGAACC TGGGTGGCCATGTGGATTTTGAAGATTTTGTGGAGCTGATGGGACCAAAGCTGCTGGCAGAAACTGCAGACATGATTGGTGTAAAAGAGCTCCGCGATGCCTTCAGAGAG TTTGACACCAACGGTGACGGGGAGATAAGCACCAGTGAGCTGCGAGAAGCCATGAAGAAGCTTCTAGGGCAGCAGGTGGGCCATCGGGATATTGAAGAGATCATTCGGGACGTGGATCTGAATGGAGATGGGCGTGTTGATTTTGAAG AATTTGTTCGCATGATGTCCCGTTGA
- the CABP1 gene encoding calcium-binding protein 1 isoform X3, with product MTSGSKRTAAAAMLLPLRSLSSPVRSVGAKVGGKQPEAAPYPLSAVPPLYGASEDLFGRARVLGGRREGRASRGRSSSRCRSRCLRAAGAVRCPFLRGGAPAGPRGALCCGRPGRCLPGPAMEAAAAARPGSVPSARSLRRDCRLCGSVRGAGLEPLAVPLQDRELRPEEIEELREAFKEFDKDKDGFINCRDLGNCMRTMGYMPTEMELIELSQQINMNLGGHVDFEDFVELMGPKLLAETADMIGVKELRDAFREFDTNGDGEISTSELREAMKKLLGQQVGHRDIEEIIRDVDLNGDGRVDFEEFVRMMSR from the exons ATGACCTCTGGCTCAAAGCGAACAGCCGCTGCAGCGATGCTGCTCCCATTGCGTAGCCTCAGCTCGCCGGTACGGAGCGTGGGTGCAAAGGTTGGGGGAAAGCAACCCGAAGCAGCGCCGTATCCTCTCTCGGCTGTTCCTCCTCTTTACGGCGCCTCCGAAGACTTGTTCGGCCGCGCGAGGGTCCTCGGAGGGCGCCGCGAGGGACGGGCGTCCCGGGGCCGCTCCAGCAGCCGCTGCCGCTCCCGGTGCTTGCGGGCCGCCGGGGCCGTTCGCTGCCCTTTTCTCCGCGGCGGGGCTCCCGCGGGGCCCCGGGGCGCCCTCTGCTGCGGGCGGCCCGGCCGGTGCCTTCCCGGCCCCGCGATGGAGGCGGCAGCAGCCGCGCGTCCGGGGAGCGTCCCGAGCGCTCGGTCTCTGCGCCGGGACTGCCGCCTCTGTGGAAGCGTACGCGGTGCTGGGCTTGAACCGCTCGCCGTGCCTCTGCAG GATAGAGAACTGCGTCCAGAAGAAATTGAAG AATTAAGAGAAGCGTTTAAGGAGTTTGATAAAGACAAGGATGGATTTATTAACTGCAGAGACCTGGGGAACTGTATGCGAACTATGGGCTACATGCCTACTGAGATGGAGCTAATAGAGCTCTCCCAGCAGATCAACATGAACC TGGGTGGCCATGTGGATTTTGAAGATTTTGTGGAGCTGATGGGACCAAAGCTGCTGGCAGAAACTGCAGACATGATTGGTGTAAAAGAGCTCCGCGATGCCTTCAGAGAG TTTGACACCAACGGTGACGGGGAGATAAGCACCAGTGAGCTGCGAGAAGCCATGAAGAAGCTTCTAGGGCAGCAGGTGGGCCATCGGGATATTGAAGAGATCATTCGGGACGTGGATCTGAATGGAGATGGGCGTGTTGATTTTGAAG AATTTGTTCGCATGATGTCCCGTTGA
- the CABP1 gene encoding calcium-binding protein 1 isoform X4, whose amino-acid sequence MGNCVKSPLRNLSKKIRHEEKTYYKAVQTSEEGPSSCEYQGPLMMLAQNCAVMHNLLGPACIFLRKGFAENRQPDRELRPEEIEELREAFKEFDKDKDGFINCRDLGNCMRTMGYMPTEMELIELSQQINMNLGGHVDFEDFVELMGPKLLAETADMIGVKELRDAFREFDTNGDGEISTSELREAMKKLLGQQVGHRDIEEIIRDVDLNGDGRVDFEEFVRMMSR is encoded by the exons ATGGGCAACTGTGTGAAGTCTCCACTGAGAAACCTCTCAAAAAAG ATCCGCCATGAGGAGAAGACGTACTATAAGGCTGTCCAGACGAGTGAAGAGGGGCCGTCGTCTTGCGAGTACCAGGGTCCACTCATGATGCTGGCCCAGAACTGCGCCGTCATGCACAACCTGCTGGGGCCAGCATGCATCTTCCTGAGGAAGGGCTTCGCAGAAAACAGGCAGCCT GATAGAGAACTGCGTCCAGAAGAAATTGAAG AATTAAGAGAAGCGTTTAAGGAGTTTGATAAAGACAAGGATGGATTTATTAACTGCAGAGACCTGGGGAACTGTATGCGAACTATGGGCTACATGCCTACTGAGATGGAGCTAATAGAGCTCTCCCAGCAGATCAACATGAACC TGGGTGGCCATGTGGATTTTGAAGATTTTGTGGAGCTGATGGGACCAAAGCTGCTGGCAGAAACTGCAGACATGATTGGTGTAAAAGAGCTCCGCGATGCCTTCAGAGAG TTTGACACCAACGGTGACGGGGAGATAAGCACCAGTGAGCTGCGAGAAGCCATGAAGAAGCTTCTAGGGCAGCAGGTGGGCCATCGGGATATTGAAGAGATCATTCGGGACGTGGATCTGAATGGAGATGGGCGTGTTGATTTTGAAG AATTTGTTCGCATGATGTCCCGTTGA
- the CABP1 gene encoding calcium-binding protein 1 isoform X5, which translates to MGNCVKSPLRNLSKKDRELRPEEIEELREAFKEFDKDKDGFINCRDLGNCMRTMGYMPTEMELIELSQQINMNLGGHVDFEDFVELMGPKLLAETADMIGVKELRDAFREFDTNGDGEISTSELREAMKKLLGQQVGHRDIEEIIRDVDLNGDGRVDFEEFVRMMSR; encoded by the exons ATGGGCAACTGTGTGAAGTCTCCACTGAGAAACCTCTCAAAAAAG GATAGAGAACTGCGTCCAGAAGAAATTGAAG AATTAAGAGAAGCGTTTAAGGAGTTTGATAAAGACAAGGATGGATTTATTAACTGCAGAGACCTGGGGAACTGTATGCGAACTATGGGCTACATGCCTACTGAGATGGAGCTAATAGAGCTCTCCCAGCAGATCAACATGAACC TGGGTGGCCATGTGGATTTTGAAGATTTTGTGGAGCTGATGGGACCAAAGCTGCTGGCAGAAACTGCAGACATGATTGGTGTAAAAGAGCTCCGCGATGCCTTCAGAGAG TTTGACACCAACGGTGACGGGGAGATAAGCACCAGTGAGCTGCGAGAAGCCATGAAGAAGCTTCTAGGGCAGCAGGTGGGCCATCGGGATATTGAAGAGATCATTCGGGACGTGGATCTGAATGGAGATGGGCGTGTTGATTTTGAAG AATTTGTTCGCATGATGTCCCGTTGA
- the CABP1 gene encoding calcium-binding protein 1 isoform X6, whose protein sequence is MRLEDTWKDRELRPEEIEELREAFKEFDKDKDGFINCRDLGNCMRTMGYMPTEMELIELSQQINMNLGGHVDFEDFVELMGPKLLAETADMIGVKELRDAFREFDTNGDGEISTSELREAMKKLLGQQVGHRDIEEIIRDVDLNGDGRVDFEEFVRMMSR, encoded by the exons ATGAGGCTGGAGGACACCTGGAAG GATAGAGAACTGCGTCCAGAAGAAATTGAAG AATTAAGAGAAGCGTTTAAGGAGTTTGATAAAGACAAGGATGGATTTATTAACTGCAGAGACCTGGGGAACTGTATGCGAACTATGGGCTACATGCCTACTGAGATGGAGCTAATAGAGCTCTCCCAGCAGATCAACATGAACC TGGGTGGCCATGTGGATTTTGAAGATTTTGTGGAGCTGATGGGACCAAAGCTGCTGGCAGAAACTGCAGACATGATTGGTGTAAAAGAGCTCCGCGATGCCTTCAGAGAG TTTGACACCAACGGTGACGGGGAGATAAGCACCAGTGAGCTGCGAGAAGCCATGAAGAAGCTTCTAGGGCAGCAGGTGGGCCATCGGGATATTGAAGAGATCATTCGGGACGTGGATCTGAATGGAGATGGGCGTGTTGATTTTGAAG AATTTGTTCGCATGATGTCCCGTTGA